In Embleya scabrispora, the DNA window CTGCCTTTGCAAGGCAGATGTCAGGGGTTCGACTCCCCTAGGCTCCACGCGGGATTCATCCAAGAATCCACAGCTCGCGATACGACGAAGGGCCCGGCATGATGCCGGGCCCTTCGTCGTGTGCTCGGGCGGGTCAGTCGGTGTCCCGCTTCGGGGCGGTCGAGCGGAACTCGTCCTCGGTGAGCTTGACCTCGTCGTCGAGGGAAGCGGGAGTGCGCGGGGTGGTGGCGGAGCCCTGGAGGGCCTCGTCGGGTTCGTCGGTCAGCCACTCCGGCCGGGCGTTGCGACGGCGCCACCACGAGAAGGCCGCGAAGCCGCCGCCCGCGACGAGCGTGATCAACAGGAACTTGCGGCCGCGCGCCCGACGCCGCTTGGCGCGGCCGACCCGGGCGACGTCCTCGGCGCTGATCTCGCCCTTGAGGACGGACAGTGCGGCGCCGGCCCGCAGGCGGGCCTCGTCGCGGACGGGCTCGGCGGCGCCCCGGGCCTGGTCGACCGCCGAGTGCACACGCGGAACAACGTCGTGGCGGACCCGATGGCGGGCCGTCTCCACGGCGTGCCCGACGTGCGGTGCGGCCGTCTCCTTGGCGTTCACCAGCGCGGGTACCACCTTGTCGCGGGTGGTCTCGACCGCTCGCTCACGCGCCGCGCCCGCGTAGTGGATCGCCGCCTCCTTGGCATGCGCGGCGTGTGGGGCAAGCCGGTCCCTCGTCCTGCCGGTTGCCTCGCGTACCGGATCCATGCGGGTCACGACATCCTCCTCCTCGCCGGGTTCATCCGCTATCTGTTCCCGACGATCCCGGGATCATGCGCCGCGTATCGGCGCGGGATCCGTACGGTGGAACGGTGTCCGCGACGGTCTCGTGGCAGGAGCCGCCCGCGGCATGCGAGGATTTCGAGGATTCAAGAAGACCGTCCGTGTAACCGTAGGGAAGGCGCATCAGTGGCCGAGGAACTTTTCGCCACCATCAAGACCAACCACGGGGACATCCGCATCCGGTTGTTCCCGAACCACGCACCGAAGACGGTCGCGAACTTCGTGGAGCTGTCGCAGGGGCAGCGCGAGTGGGTCCACCCGGCCAAGGGGCAGAAGACCACCGACCGCCTCTACGACGGCACCGTGTTCCACCGCGTCATCTCCGGCTTCATGATCCAGGGCGGTGACCCGCTGGGCACCGGCACCGGTGGCCCCGGCTACCGCTTCGCCGACGAGTTCCACCCCGACCTGGCGTTCTCCAAGCCGTACCTGCTGGCGATGGCCAACGCCGGACCGGGCACCAACGGTTCGCAGTTCTTCATCACCGTGGGTGCCACGCCGCACCTGAACAACAAGCACACCATCTTCGGTGAGGTCGCCGACGGGGAGAGCCGCAAGGTCGTCGACGCGATCGCCGGTACCCAGACCGACATGCGCGACCGTCCCGCCTCCGACGTCGTGATCAACACGGTCGAGGTCGAGACCGTCTCGTCCTGAACCCCGAGCGCACGGGCCGGGGCCTTCGGGTCCCGGCCCGCGGCGCGTGCCTGAAGGTGAGCATGAGCCCCGACGAGCAGCAGCCGAGCGCGACCGGTCCGGCCGGTCCGCCCGTGTGTTACCGGCATCCCGATCGGGAGTCGAACATTCGCTGTACGCGCTGCGAGCGGCCCGTCTGCGGCGATTGCATGGTGAGCGCGTCCGTCGGCTTCCAGTGCCCGGACTGTGTCCGGCAGGGCAGTCGGCAGGTACGCGAGGCGCGCACCGTCGCGGGTGGCCGGGTCGCGCCCACGACCGCGACCGCGATCGTGACCAAGACCCTGATCGGGCTCAACCTCGCCGTCTTCGTGCTGGTCCAAGTCGTCGGCAACACGTTCGTGGACCGGTGGATACTGGTCGGCCGCTTCTTCATGGGCGGCGAGTGGCAGGGTGTTGCCGAGGGCCAGTGGTACCGCCTGCTCACCGCGACGTTCCTGCACCAGCAGTTCTGGCACATCGGGTTGAACATGCTCGGCCTGTGGATGCTGGGGCCGCCGCTCGAGGCGGCGCTGGGCCGGAGCCGGTTCGTCGCCCTCTACCTGGTCGCGGGTCTGGGCGGCAGCGCGCTGTCGTATCTGATCGCCGAACCGAACCAGGGCTCGCTGGGCGCCTCGGGCGCGTTGTTCGGGCTGTTCGGCGCGATGATCGTGCTCGGTCGGCGGATGAACTACGACCTGAAACCGCTGATCATCCTGCTGGCGCTGAACCTGATGATCACGTTCCTCAACATGAGCACGATCGACTGGCGCGCACACCTCGGGGGACTGGTCGCGGGCACCCTCGCCGCGATCGGTGTGGTCTACGCGCCGGCGCGGCAGCGGACCCTGGTCCAGGTGGGCAGCCTGCTCGCGGTGTTGGCGATCGTCGTGGCGATCGTGCTGATCCGGACCGCGCAGATCGTCTGAGGCAAGAGAGCAAGAGGCAGCCGGTACGCGACCCCGGGCGCCGTCCGAAGCCCGAGCGTGGTCACTCGATGAGTCCTACCAATGACCCGGAGTGATGAATCCGGGATGCGAGCCGTTACCCACATCCCGGCCGGTCGTTGGACCGTAATGGGTTATCCACAGGATCTGCCCAGTTATCCCCACTGTGGATAACTCTGTGGAGTCTCCCCGGGAGAACTCGCTGAGCTGCGCGGACGCGCTACTTCCACTGAGTGGAGACGCCGAAGCCGGCGGCGATGAAGCCGAAGCCGACGACGATGTTCCAGTTCTTCAGGGACTCGATCGGGAAGCGCATGTCGGTCACGTAGAAGACCACGATCCACAGCAGGCCGATCGCGAAGAGAGCCAGCATGAACGGCGCCACCCAGCGGCGCGAGTCCAGCTTTATGGTCGTCTTCTTGACCGGCGGCGGGGTGAAGTCGTCCTTCTTACGGATCCGGGACTTCGGCACGAGAGTCTCTCCTGTCGATGTAGCCGGACGAGTGGGTGCGCAGCACACGCGACACGATCCGGTGATGTGTCGGTTAGCGTAGTCGCTGTCAGGTCCGGAAGGAGGGTACGGCGACGTGCGTATCTTCGCCATGCGGCCGTCCGGGATGTCCTGGCGTGCGATCGTACCCCGATTGTCCGCACTCGTGGTGTTCGCCCTGGCCGGTCTGCTCTTCTGGATCAGCGCCGACACCTCCCACGGCACCAATCTGCGCAGCGACGCGCAGATGCTCAAACTCTCCGACGTGATCCGGGATCAGGGTCGGCGCAACGAGGGTGCCCAGCAGGACCTGTCCAAGCTGCAGCGGGACGTGGACGGGCTGGTCCAGGAGCAGGCCAACGACCCCCAGGCGCGCGGTCGCATCGACGCGGTCGCGGACCCGGCCGGGGTCACCCCGGTCTCCGGCGAGGGCCTGACGGTCACCCTGACCGACGCCCCGCCCGACGCCAAGTCCCGCGTGCCCGGCGTGCGCGAGCCCACCGCCGACGACCTCGTGGTGCACCAGCAGGACATCCAGGGCGTGGTGAACGCGCTGTGGAACGGCGGCGCGCGGGCGATCCAGATCATGGACCAGCGGATCGTGGCCACGTCCGCGGTGCGCTGCGTCGGCAACACGCTGATCCTGCACGGCCGGGTGTACTCGCCCCCGTACGTCATCTCGGCGGTCGGCGACATCGGCGCCCTGCGACGTGCTCTGGACCAGAGCAAGAGCGTGTCCAACTACACCGACTACGTCGAGGCGTTCGGCCTCGGGTGGAAGGTCGAGGACCGCAAGCGCATCGATGCGCCGGGGTATACGGGCCCGCTGGGCCTGGAGTATGCGAAAGTCTCCGGGACGTGATCGGCAGCGGTGAACCGAGGGGAGTCTGACGACAGTGTTGCGGACCACGATGCGAGGCCTCGGGGAGGTCTTCATCACACTGGGCGTCGTCATCCTGCTGTTCGTCGTCTATCAGCTCTACTGGACCGGCGTGCTGGCCGATCGTGCGCGGGCAGACGAGATGCACAAGCTCGACGAGGCGCGCAAGCGGATCGGGGCGACCGCGCCCAAGGACGTGCCGGTCGCGCAGGTGCCCGCGGCGCAGGCCCCGTACGAGGACGATGAGCCCTTCGGGACCATGTACATCCCCCGTTTCGGTGACGGTTGGTACAAGACGATCCGGCCCGGGGTCACGCCCAAGGAGCTGCAGAAGGGCCTGGGTTGGTACAAGGGCAGCGCGCAGGCGGGTCAGGACGGCAACTTCGCCATCGCGGGGCACCGCAAGACGTACGGCGACCCGTTCCTGAACGTGCCCAAGCTGCAGGTGGGCGACAAGGTCGTGATCGAGGGCATCACCGAGTGGTTCGTCTACTCGATCGACAAGCCGGTCAGCCTTCCCGGGGACAAGGCGGTCCTGAAGACCGTTCCCGAGGATGTGCACGTGCTCGACCCGGTGCCGGCGAAGGCCTATACGACGGCCGGGAAATACATCACCCTGACCACCTGCGAACCCGAGTTCGGCAGCACGCACCGGTTGATCGTCTGGGGTCACCTGGAGTCGCGCACCCCGCTGTCGTCCGGTCGGCCGGCGGCGTTGCAGGGATGAGCGGAGCGGGGATGAGCGAGTCGAACCGCGCGGGCGGCGAGCGAGAGAGGGCCTTGGCCTGATGTACGGCTGGATCTGGCGCACCCTGCCGGGGAACGTGTGGGTGAAGCTCCTGCTCTCCCTGGTCCTGGTGCTGGCCATCGTGT includes these proteins:
- a CDS encoding DUF5324 family protein, producing the protein MDPVREATGRTRDRLAPHAAHAKEAAIHYAGAARERAVETTRDKVVPALVNAKETAAPHVGHAVETARHRVRHDVVPRVHSAVDQARGAAEPVRDEARLRAGAALSVLKGEISAEDVARVGRAKRRRARGRKFLLITLVAGGGFAAFSWWRRRNARPEWLTDEPDEALQGSATTPRTPASLDDEVKLTEDEFRSTAPKRDTD
- the crgA gene encoding cell division protein CrgA, whose amino-acid sequence is MPKSRIRKKDDFTPPPVKKTTIKLDSRRWVAPFMLALFAIGLLWIVVFYVTDMRFPIESLKNWNIVVGFGFIAAGFGVSTQWK
- a CDS encoding DUF881 domain-containing protein; this encodes MRPSGMSWRAIVPRLSALVVFALAGLLFWISADTSHGTNLRSDAQMLKLSDVIRDQGRRNEGAQQDLSKLQRDVDGLVQEQANDPQARGRIDAVADPAGVTPVSGEGLTVTLTDAPPDAKSRVPGVREPTADDLVVHQQDIQGVVNALWNGGARAIQIMDQRIVATSAVRCVGNTLILHGRVYSPPYVISAVGDIGALRRALDQSKSVSNYTDYVEAFGLGWKVEDRKRIDAPGYTGPLGLEYAKVSGT
- a CDS encoding rhomboid family intramembrane serine protease, whose amino-acid sequence is MSPDEQQPSATGPAGPPVCYRHPDRESNIRCTRCERPVCGDCMVSASVGFQCPDCVRQGSRQVREARTVAGGRVAPTTATAIVTKTLIGLNLAVFVLVQVVGNTFVDRWILVGRFFMGGEWQGVAEGQWYRLLTATFLHQQFWHIGLNMLGLWMLGPPLEAALGRSRFVALYLVAGLGGSALSYLIAEPNQGSLGASGALFGLFGAMIVLGRRMNYDLKPLIILLALNLMITFLNMSTIDWRAHLGGLVAGTLAAIGVVYAPARQRTLVQVGSLLAVLAIVVAIVLIRTAQIV
- a CDS encoding peptidylprolyl isomerase encodes the protein MAEELFATIKTNHGDIRIRLFPNHAPKTVANFVELSQGQREWVHPAKGQKTTDRLYDGTVFHRVISGFMIQGGDPLGTGTGGPGYRFADEFHPDLAFSKPYLLAMANAGPGTNGSQFFITVGATPHLNNKHTIFGEVADGESRKVVDAIAGTQTDMRDRPASDVVINTVEVETVSS
- a CDS encoding class E sortase, whose protein sequence is MRGLGEVFITLGVVILLFVVYQLYWTGVLADRARADEMHKLDEARKRIGATAPKDVPVAQVPAAQAPYEDDEPFGTMYIPRFGDGWYKTIRPGVTPKELQKGLGWYKGSAQAGQDGNFAIAGHRKTYGDPFLNVPKLQVGDKVVIEGITEWFVYSIDKPVSLPGDKAVLKTVPEDVHVLDPVPAKAYTTAGKYITLTTCEPEFGSTHRLIVWGHLESRTPLSSGRPAALQG